TTCTGCCACCTCGCGGGCGGTTCGTCCGCTCTGAACCTTGGCAACTACCTCTGCTCCGATCTCCCGTTTCCGACTGATCTTACCCATCTTTGCACCTTACTATATTTAGACTAGGTGTTCAAAATAACGGGTACCTATCACTTAACTTAATGGCCGTGACCCCGTACCAATGATTTACATACCAATGATTTAACAGCTTCTGGTAGTCCAATGATCTTCCATGGTCGGCTCCGTCGAGCCGAAGGAATGATTATGGCAAAGGAGTACCGCTGTTGCTCGGACGAATATCGCTGGCTACACACCTGGTTCGTGCTTTGCCTCCACCTCGTCTGGCCTCACGAGTATTCTCAAGCGACTAAGTAGCGGCAAGGACTGGCGCGCCCACCTTGCCAGAATCGTCATAACCGTGCGTTGCCTCAAGAACGCTGGTGGTTCTGGTGTGGGGACAATTAACTGAGGAAAGGTGAGTTAAAACCGACCATACATATGTAGCTACCTTTTGGAGCACAAGAAGATAGAGGGAGCGAAAGCTTACGTTTTGGAGGCAACCCGTGGTAGGCCAGGCGAGATCTCACAAGGATCAAAAAGCCGTCGCTTCCAGGCTGGACGGTCCTCACGAAGATCAATCCATCGAGCTAAGACGCGCATGCGCCCTGCTAACCCATTACCGAACCCCAAGGCCATAGTCCGCTCGGGTCCGACTTGATCCTTGGACTTTCTAATTGCAAGAAGCGCCCTGACACAATCTTCGAGGTAAGAGCTCACGTCTTGGCTTCTATACCCCAGGTCTAAGGACAAAATATCGATAAATAGATCAACTATTCCGGCAAGTCCATGAGCCCAAGAGGTTGGACCTGATATCTTTGTCCTCAATAGGTGGTCAATAACCTGGGGGTAGATTAGCGAGAATATCTCTGGCTTGATGACATGACGGAGTCGAATTAAGCTCCAGGTAAATCCCGGCAGCCCATGGCTCAAGGAGTGCTCTGCGGGAGTTCCAATCGGTTTTGTCACATACAGCGGCAATTCAGAGTCACATCGCTGGGTCAACTTGTCGCATAGTCCTTCCATAGCAGCGTTGGCGATATCACACATTTTTTGCTCGCCGACCCAGGCGCCATAGCAACCGAGTCCCAAGGCGATGCCGGCTGTGCCATGAAACAGCCCATTTGTAGGCTGGCGTGAGCCGTCTAGGGACCCTGACGGCACCCAGCAAACCTGTCCGTTATGGCTGCGTGCATGCGATACCAGCGACTGCGCAATCAGTCGGAGCTGCGGAGATAGATTCGTTATCATCGTCTCTGCGCCAAGCAAGGCAGCGGCAAATAAAAGGCCGGCCTGACCGAAGAAGAGGCTTGGTTCCTCAACGTCAAGACCTATGTACGACTCAGCGCAAGAAAGTAGCTCTCGAATGAACTTCTCGCTGCGAGAGTTGCGTGGATCAGAAGCCATCGCCTCAAGAGCAATTACCACCCCAGCTCGACCAACAAAAAAGCCTGGGGGGAGCCTGCTATCTGTTATCTTGCTTAAAAACGTCTTCGCATGCCGAAGATACGGCTCACGAACGACGTCCGGCGCATGCGAGCCGAGGCTTTCAAGGGCGAACGCCATTCCAGCAACACCGGAATAAATGGAAATGTCAGGAGGTGAGATTCGCGCACCTTTTACCAAATTGTCCCCCTGCAAATCGGAGCTGGTCACCATCGAGGCTGCGAGCACTATCGCATCTCGCGCTTCTTGCATGAGTCGCTGAGCTCCGCCCCGCGTATGCTTGCGCGCACGTAAGTGAGCGCGATGGAGAACACTGCACAAGCCAGGAATCGACGGCCGACACACTGGATCAGAGTGTCTTGATCGAAGTAATGATGCCCCCAAAGCTCCCCACCCGTTTACATCAAGAAGGATCTTGATCAGGTCATTAGGCATGGCGTCCGTTGGGATGTGACCGGTGAGAGCCTGAAACACCAAGGTGCCAAAGGAAAAGGTGTCATAAGAACGCGTAATAATGTCTGATGATAAATACTCGGGGGGCCTATATCCGACAGATCCTCCCAGATCTGAGCTCATTGTGCCCTCGAGCACCGAGAGGTCAAAATCAATACACGCGAATTCAGAACCGGAGTCATTAGCTACTATGTTACTTGGCTTAATATCTCGGTGAACAAACCCAGCCTCATGTAGCCTTGAAATTGCCATTCCAATCTTGATCAGTTGATGCAGCGAGAGCTTGTGGAGCGAGTTTTCAATCGTAAAACCTTGCACCCAGGGATACTGGACAAAGACAAAGTGATCAGAACGACGACACTGGATCTCACCCATCGGGAGGAGCCCTTCGTGCTGCAGTCTCTTTGCTACATCCACGTGGGCAAGAGCCCTTTCCTGAGCTGTTAGACCATCAACGCTAATCATCCCAAAATGGTGTGCAAACTTTATGCAAGACAGGGAGCCGTCGGGGCCTGTTGCGCAGAACGACCCGTTAAACCATGCGCCGGTTGACCCCAACAACGTATAGTCGCAAAACTGCTTTCCGGCGCTGGAAGAGGCACACAGATCGAATGGGCGCCACAGCCGCCCGCATAACTCTACCGGCGTAGGCTGCTGCTTATCTGCACTTGTGGGAGAGCGTACATCGTAGCCTAGAGTTCCGCTAGGAAGGGGTATGAGCCGCTGCGGCCTGCCCGCAAGATCTACGTTTACGGCCTGGGCACTGTACTCACCCCAGCGAATACCTAAGGAGGGGTTTCCACTGCAGTAGAGATCGCCAAGAATTTTCGGGCTAGCATCATCCCTCCAGTGGTCTTCGATAAACTCAACAGTATCGTGTAGCTCCTCTTCACTTGTCGGATAAAACGTCACCGTCTTTCCAAATAATAACTCTGGAACTACTGAATTGTGCAGAAAGAGATAACCATACAAATTCAAGGGCAGTTTGAAGCCCACCGGCACTGTGTTCGCAAATAGCTCGAGCAGGTGGAACAACAAAAGTACGCGTTCGGGGTGAAGGGACAAGTGCGCTTTCCAGAACGCTGCTGGCATGTCCCCCTCTTTTTTGGGATGAAAATGAAGCCAGCTGGACCGTTCGCCTAGGCGACCCCTCTCACAGAAAATTCCGTGCTGCGCGAGAGAGCCCCGAAGCTGCATGACTTCGGCATCATAGGCCTCTACACTTGCAGTAAACCAGGTAGCGGAGCCGCGCTGCTGATGGTTGTGGCGTTTTCCATCCGTGCCAATCTCTGTCACCTTAGGCAGCTCCATTCCACCCCGTTCAATCACGGCAAATCTCTCTAGGACCCGACAATTCCATGTTCTGGCAGAGCGGTGGCGTTAGCGCGAAGGAGGCTCCTCAGAGCTTTTTCCTGGCGAACCATGTGGGTAGCGCCGAATATGACTAGGATATTTGCATACTGCTTGCTGAGCTCTCCAATTCGAAGAACGATCTTTGAATCAATAAAGTTCATTACAGAGGCACCGACCGCGTTTAGCACGCAGAAATCAATGTCAGTCTCGGGCTTGACCGGCAGCACAAGCCGACTCAGAAGCTCCGGGCTGGCGGAGAAAATATCGAACTCATAGTGCTCTGAAAGGAAGCTGTTTACGAACGCGGGGCTTAAAAATTCCTTTTCCCACGGCCACGTTGCTCTCAGCTGCCCTATGCGATACTCCATCACTTGAGGGGGGGTCATAAGCCCTGCCCAGAAAGGTGCCATTGCGGCGGCTCGAGTCAGATAGTACGCCGCTATTTGCTGTATGGAATATCCACGGGCGTAGAGGAATCTCCATTGTTCTTCATACGTTGGCTCAGGGCACTCAACCTGCGCGCCAACCTCAGCAGCAAGACACACCGCTAGCCTTGACTCGCTGTGGGAGACAGCCTCTGCAGGCTGCAGCAGCGCCACTTCCGATAAGAAGTTTGAGCTAGTCGCTTCGGATGCGCTGCGGTGGAGCTCTTGGTGATGTTCGACTAGCACAAGCTCGGGACGACCAAGACGAATCATCGAGCAAATCGCCTCAAACTGGTAATTCTCTGGATCACGGAAATGTTCCGCACCATAGAATCGAATCAACCCCCCCGACCCACTTTGGATCTCATAACAATATGGATAGTAGAACGACACCGATTGATATTCGTAAGCCGACATCAACTGATCGGATATCAGCTGTATTTGCTCTAGGATGTGGTTATCATCCGCACTCATGCTGCTAACCTCCGATGGATAAGAGGTACGAGGTATTTCATATCATTACAGTACACACTAGGCTGATCAAACCCACCATGGGAATCGTATCGCGTCACATAGTAGCCACCGCGGCAGCCCGTAAAGAACTTACAGCTTGCGCAAACATTAGGAGCTCGGTGCAATTCGTGCCGCCTAATCCAGTCGTTGCGCATGGTGACGAAGTCATCTAAGGAGTGCTCTTGCACAGAAAGCCCAGTCTGGGTAATCCCGTCGGCTAGCGCTTTGAGATTATCCACCAACTCATAGCTGCCATCGCTTTCAACAACTACTAATCCAACCTCTAGGTTGCCTATAAAGTGGTCTGCAGCTGGGGTTTGTGCAAGACCATGAATAATGCCGTTGATTAGGCGCACCATGATCTTTTTTTCACTTTTGATTAGCTCGTCGAAGACTTCGCCAAACCACTCACCATACTCAGCCCCGGATGTCGACTCTGCCCTTCTCTTTGGTGGACTCGAGTGATGGTGAAGGGGCAGCCGAAAATCAATCATCTCAGGATTAAACGAGGCGAGATACTGGAACGTCTCCCTCGGAGGCTGGTCAACATCAGCTACTGCGATGAATCCGGTAAAGCGGTCCGCGTATTTTGTCTCAAGAAAGACGCGCAGTGCCTTTTCGACCCGTGCACCGCTTGGTCGTCCCTTAAAGTCCACCCGGTGCATGTCGCCCTTGCCCGGGATGCCGTCGATGCTGACTCCTACAGTGGCATTGAACGTTTTCAGCACCGCACCGATCTCCTCCGTAAGAAGAAGTCCGTTGGTTTGCATTCCCAGAGTAATTTTGAGGTCGAGGCCCTCAATGGCGTTTTTGAAAATAGAGAAGAACATCTCGAGTCTTTCCGGTCCAAGCAGCAAAGGTTCACCACCGTGGAGAATGAATGCGATTCGCTTAAGGTCATGCCTGATCACGTGCTCACGCACTCGCTGGCATAGAAGTGTGAAGGTCTCCGTAGACATGAA
This portion of the Pseudomonadota bacterium genome encodes:
- a CDS encoding protein kinase, yielding MIERGGMELPKVTEIGTDGKRHNHQQRGSATWFTASVEAYDAEVMQLRGSLAQHGIFCERGRLGERSSWLHFHPKKEGDMPAAFWKAHLSLHPERVLLLFHLLELFANTVPVGFKLPLNLYGYLFLHNSVVPELLFGKTVTFYPTSEEELHDTVEFIEDHWRDDASPKILGDLYCSGNPSLGIRWGEYSAQAVNVDLAGRPQRLIPLPSGTLGYDVRSPTSADKQQPTPVELCGRLWRPFDLCASSSAGKQFCDYTLLGSTGAWFNGSFCATGPDGSLSCIKFAHHFGMISVDGLTAQERALAHVDVAKRLQHEGLLPMGEIQCRRSDHFVFVQYPWVQGFTIENSLHKLSLHQLIKIGMAISRLHEAGFVHRDIKPSNIVANDSGSEFACIDFDLSVLEGTMSSDLGGSVGYRPPEYLSSDIITRSYDTFSFGTLVFQALTGHIPTDAMPNDLIKILLDVNGWGALGASLLRSRHSDPVCRPSIPGLCSVLHRAHLRARKHTRGGAQRLMQEARDAIVLAASMVTSSDLQGDNLVKGARISPPDISIYSGVAGMAFALESLGSHAPDVVREPYLRHAKTFLSKITDSRLPPGFFVGRAGVVIALEAMASDPRNSRSEKFIRELLSCAESYIGLDVEEPSLFFGQAGLLFAAALLGAETMITNLSPQLRLIAQSLVSHARSHNGQVCWVPSGSLDGSRQPTNGLFHGTAGIALGLGCYGAWVGEQKMCDIANAAMEGLCDKLTQRCDSELPLYVTKPIGTPAEHSLSHGLPGFTWSLIRLRHVIKPEIFSLIYPQVIDHLLRTKISGPTSWAHGLAGIVDLFIDILSLDLGYRSQDVSSYLEDCVRALLAIRKSKDQVGPERTMALGFGNGLAGRMRVLARWIDLREDRPAWKRRLFDPCEISPGLPRVASKT
- a CDS encoding radical SAM protein, producing MDNSAVVTDFVVKVAGRCNLNCTYCYMYNLADSSWRKQPKFMSTETFTLLCQRVREHVIRHDLKRIAFILHGGEPLLLGPERLEMFFSIFKNAIEGLDLKITLGMQTNGLLLTEEIGAVLKTFNATVGVSIDGIPGKGDMHRVDFKGRPSGARVEKALRVFLETKYADRFTGFIAVADVDQPPRETFQYLASFNPEMIDFRLPLHHHSSPPKRRAESTSGAEYGEWFGEVFDELIKSEKKIMVRLINGIIHGLAQTPAADHFIGNLEVGLVVVESDGSYELVDNLKALADGITQTGLSVQEHSLDDFVTMRNDWIRRHELHRAPNVCASCKFFTGCRGGYYVTRYDSHGGFDQPSVYCNDMKYLVPLIHRRLAA